The sequence TCAAACAACCCGAATTGCAACAAATTCCTGGGCGGAATATTTGCCGGCTTTATCCGGTACAGAAAGTGTTAAGGAAATTCAAGGACTTGAGCAAATTTGCCATAACTTGAATATTAACTTTTTGAGTATTGGCTGTGTGGGTAATCCAGAACAGATTGCTGTTATTCCAGAAAATATTAAAAATTCATCGGTAATTTACTGTTCTAGTAAAATTGGTGATGTTGATGCCGGCATTCACTTTGAAAATGCTAGGGAATCGGCAAAAGTTATTAAGCGCATTTCTGAAGAGACAGAAGAGGGTTTTGGAAATTTTAGATTTTGTGCTGGGGCAAACTGCCGGCCTGGAATTCCGTTCTTTCCTATATCTTACCATCAAGGTAACCCCTCTTTTGCGATTGGTTTAGAGTCCGGGGATTTGGTAATGGCAGCCTTTAGCCAGTCTCAAAATCTGCCAGAAGCGGAGGCGAATTTTAAACGAATACTTGAAGAGAAACTTCCTAAAGTTGAAGCCATTGCGGAACAAATTTTCGATAAATTTAACATTGAATATGGGGGAATCGATTCATCCCTTGCCCCATCTCTTGACAAAACTGCCAGCATTGCTTTTTCTTATGAAGCCCTTGGTTTAGAAAAATTTGGGGATCAAGGAACGCTGGCAATTTCTGCGATGATTACTCGGGTGTTGAAAAGTCTCTCTGTAAAACTTTGCGGTTACTCAGGTTTAATGTTGCCGGTTTGTGAAGATGCCGGTTTAGCCCAAAGAGTGAATGAAGGAACTTATAATTTAACAAACTTACTATTATATTCTGCCGTTTGTGGTTGTGGTTTAGATACGGTGCCGGTGGCGGGTAATATAACCATTGAAAGACTAGAAGCAATTTTAATTGATATGGCGGCTTTAGCGATTAAGCTAGATAAACCGCTATCTGCAAGATTATTTCCAATTTTAGGCAAAAAAGAAGGGGAAATGACTGCTTTCAATTCCCCTTATCTTGTGGATTGTAAAATCTTTAAAGTTGAGTGAATTTGTATAACTGCAAATTGCAGATGCCGGCGCTATTCTTCAGTAAATAAGCTTGGCGCAGTTAGAACAAATACATCTCTCGTCCCCTCACCATCCGCTATGGGTTTGATGGGAGTAGTGAAGTGAAAAAACTCGTTGTCATTCACCAAAAGAAGTTCGCCGGGATTCAAAACTTTATTAAAAAGCGGCTTTTCCTTCTTGGCTTTATAAAGATGGGTTTCACCGCCTATTATATTGTGCCGGTCAACCGCGAAAATGCCAAGAAAGTTACAGCCATCTCGATGAATCCCTTCCGGCGCAGGATTGCCAAAATTACTCGGTGAACAAGAGATTCTAATTTGATGAACAGCGATATCAACATCCGGCGGAAGTTTGCAATAAGCGCTAAACTCAAAAACCAGCTTTTTCAATTCATCTAGTGTAATGAGTTGATCATCAAGTTCAGCAAACTCTCTCTTGATATCTCCCAATAGCGGGTTGTAAGCTTTGCTTTGGTAGAAGTATCCATGAGGCAGCTTAATTAACTCGTTTCCAGATATTTTAAACCGAGATAATCTACGAGAGCGATATTTGCCTTTGATATAAGGATCAACCGGCATATCCACAAAAAATCGCTTAAAAGCCTCTAGCTTGATAGAATTTATACTTTCTAGTGCAAAACTGATAGCATAATCCAAATTCGGCGATCCCAATACAGTTATCATAGGATTTACCTCTGTTTGTCTTGCTCCCTCTCATTGTCTTCGTTTCATGAGGGCTATATCTTCAGTATAGAACAGCAAAATTTTAATGTCGCTAGATAGGCTACAAAAAATGCAAAGTTATCATAAAGTTTTTTTCAAAGCTCTCAGTAAATTCCACAATAGATAAAGCAGACACTACTTTACCGGCATCAGGGTTACTAGATTAACTCCTGACCGCTTTTACTAACGCCTCACACGCCCGCAAAAAGATAGCAACATCAACTCCAAGCGCCACATATTGAACACCGGCATCACGCCATTGCTTAGCTGTTTCCGGATTATCCGCGAAAGTGCCGGCAGCTTTCCCCGCATTCCGAATTGTTTGTACCGCACTTTTCATCAGGTCAATTACACGCGGATCACGCACTTGTCCGGGAATTCCTAGGGACTGCGATAAATCGTAAGGGCCGAGAAAAATCACATCAATGTGGGGAACGCTAACAATTTCTTCCAGGTTTTCTATGCCGCGAGTCCCTTCAACGTGAACCACAACCAAAGATTCCTCATTCAGCCGATCAGTGATATTTGTCCCCGCCGCCGTATAGTTGCCGGCCCGCGTGTTAAAAGAAAGACCCCGCGAACCAATCGGAGAGTATTTCGCACCCCGCACAACCGCTTCTGCATCGGCCTTCGTTTCAATTTGAGGCACTTGGATGCCGGCGCTTCCGATATCGAGTGCCCGTTGAATTTGCGGCCCATCATTTTTGCGAATCCGAATAACCGGCGCAAGTCCCACACAATCTGCGGCGCGGCAAAGATCCTCCGCACCCAGCGTATGCAAGGGGCCATGTTCCATATCAATAATCGCAAAATCAAAGCCGGCGTGCCCACAAATTTCCATAAACGCTGGATACGCACAATTAACAAATAAACCCAAGGTAAATTCCCCCTGTTTTAGCTTTCTTTTCAGTTGATTTTTCCGCATAACTTTTGCTTAAAAAACTATAATCTTACAAACCTATTCAAACATCAAATCCCTGTCAAAAGCCAACAATCT is a genomic window of Microcoleus sp. FACHB-672 containing:
- a CDS encoding DUF711 family protein, with the translated sequence MKCNFMKIRTITIGISLQSPIEEERITQAAEFNQQAKAFFERQGYQVQTTRIATNSWAEYLPALSGTESVKEIQGLEQICHNLNINFLSIGCVGNPEQIAVIPENIKNSSVIYCSSKIGDVDAGIHFENARESAKVIKRISEETEEGFGNFRFCAGANCRPGIPFFPISYHQGNPSFAIGLESGDLVMAAFSQSQNLPEAEANFKRILEEKLPKVEAIAEQIFDKFNIEYGGIDSSLAPSLDKTASIAFSYEALGLEKFGDQGTLAISAMITRVLKSLSVKLCGYSGLMLPVCEDAGLAQRVNEGTYNLTNLLLYSAVCGCGLDTVPVAGNITIERLEAILIDMAALAIKLDKPLSARLFPILGKKEGEMTAFNSPYLVDCKIFKVE
- a CDS encoding 2OG-Fe dioxygenase family protein, whose protein sequence is MITVLGSPNLDYAISFALESINSIKLEAFKRFFVDMPVDPYIKGKYRSRRLSRFKISGNELIKLPHGYFYQSKAYNPLLGDIKREFAELDDQLITLDELKKLVFEFSAYCKLPPDVDIAVHQIRISCSPSNFGNPAPEGIHRDGCNFLGIFAVDRHNIIGGETHLYKAKKEKPLFNKVLNPGELLLVNDNEFFHFTTPIKPIADGEGTRDVFVLTAPSLFTEE
- a CDS encoding HpcH/HpaI aldolase family protein, whose product is MRKNQLKRKLKQGEFTLGLFVNCAYPAFMEICGHAGFDFAIIDMEHGPLHTLGAEDLCRAADCVGLAPVIRIRKNDGPQIQRALDIGSAGIQVPQIETKADAEAVVRGAKYSPIGSRGLSFNTRAGNYTAAGTNITDRLNEESLVVVHVEGTRGIENLEEIVSVPHIDVIFLGPYDLSQSLGIPGQVRDPRVIDLMKSAVQTIRNAGKAAGTFADNPETAKQWRDAGVQYVALGVDVAIFLRACEALVKAVRS